ATACATCGGCGGACAGTTGTCCGACCGTCCCTGAAGTCCAGTCTGCCAAGCGCACAGGTCCTAGATTGGGCAGTGGAGTATTCCAACTCCCAAAGAACAGGATCACCGCGATGAGCGACACGAGTAGCATCATCCCGTACTCCGACAGCATGATCACCGCCCATCGAAACCCGGAGTATTCCGTATGAAAGCCGCCGATCAACTCTGACTCTGCCTCGGGCAAATCAAAAGGTGTCCGGTTGGACTCAGCCAACGACGCGATGAAGTATATCACGAATGGCACGATGAGAAAGGGATATTGGATGATGTTCCAGTGGATGAAGCCTAGGCCTCCTACCTGCTGGAGCGAAATTTCTTGTAGACTCAGCGTCTGCATCAGCATGATCACGCAGAGGATGGCTAGCCCAAGCGGGATTTCATAGGATACGATTTGCGCCACGGAGCGCATCGCACCAAAGAGCGAAAACTTACTATTCGAGCCCCAGCCAGCCATCAGTATCCCGATCACGTCGAGCGAGATCACCGCCAGGAGAAAGTAGATCCCCGTCTCTGCAGCAGACCCCTGTATATCCGCAGACAAGGGCAGCACGGCATATCCGGTAAATACCGAGACAAATATCACGAGGGGTGCCATCAAGAAGAGCTTGCGGTCGGCAGCCAGTGCGATGATATCCTCCTTTTGCATCATCTTGAGTACATCGGCAAAGGACTGCAACAGCCCGAACTTGCCCGTCTCCATAGGCCCTATCCTGTCCTGCATGAACGCGGACACTTTCCTCTCCGCGTATACCGCGAAAATGACAAAGACGAGTAGAAAAGGAAGATAGATGAGAAACGCTATCATTGATTGATTTTAAAAATCGTAATTTAAAAAAATAACAAAGGAAAACAGCGCAAGAATTTGGCTTGTTTTCGAGGGGGTATCAATCAATCAACAACAACAGCAATTACTCCCATAGCGGGTACTTCTCAAGATGAATATCTTGATTGAAGAAAAGACTGGCGGCCTTTTCGAAAGCAGGGGTAATATCAGATACAAGAAACTGGTCATTGCCTTTGTTTTTCTCTCTAGTTAAGTCTTGGGTTATTAACTGTTGTTTGAGATTCTGAGCCACAATATTAGCCGAATCGATCAACTCTACCTCGTTTTTGTAGAAATCTTTTAGGGCATCTTTGATAATCGGATAGTGCGTACACCCTAGAATCAATGCCTCGATCCCTTCGAAACGTTCGTCTCCCAAATACTGGGCGATGATCTCATGACTGATCGAGTTGTTGATGAATCCCTCCTCGATCATCGGCACGAGTAGCGGAGTAGCCAGCGACACCAGCGACACCTCTATCTGTCGTTGTTTGATCTTCTGATCAAACACCTGAGAGTTGACCGTCTGTTTGGTCCCGATCAGTCCGACTTTCTTGTCTACGAATCTTTGGGCCAGTAGGTCTATCACAGGATCGATTACATTGTACACTTTCGCTCTGCTGCCGACATATTCCTTGACCAGTTCGTAAGCAGCGGCAGAGGCTGAGTTGCAGGCGATGAGAATGACCTTGCACCCACGCTCCAGCAGGGCGTTGGTGATTTTGATGGAGTAGGACTGGATCGTCGTGGCTGACTTGTCGCCATAGGGCAAGTGCGCCGAATCTCCGAAGTAGATCATGTCCTCGTCCGGCAGCATATCCTTGACCGCTCTCGCGACTGTCAGTCCGCCCGTACCACTATCAAATATCCCAATGGGTGCGTTTCTATCCATACGGCTG
The DNA window shown above is from Reichenbachiella sp. 5M10 and carries:
- the nuoH gene encoding NADH-quinone oxidoreductase subunit NuoH is translated as MIAFLIYLPFLLVFVIFAVYAERKVSAFMQDRIGPMETGKFGLLQSFADVLKMMQKEDIIALAADRKLFLMAPLVIFVSVFTGYAVLPLSADIQGSAAETGIYFLLAVISLDVIGILMAGWGSNSKFSLFGAMRSVAQIVSYEIPLGLAILCVIMLMQTLSLQEISLQQVGGLGFIHWNIIQYPFLIVPFVIYFIASLAESNRTPFDLPEAESELIGGFHTEYSGFRWAVIMLSEYGMMLLVSLIAVILFFGSWNTPLPNLGPVRLADWTSGTVGQLSADVWGTFWILSKAMLMIFVQMWVRWTYPRIRVDQMMSLSWKYLTPIGLFMVFVSGFWKLWM
- the murI gene encoding glutamate racemase, with the translated sequence MDRNAPIGIFDSGTGGLTVARAVKDMLPDEDMIYFGDSAHLPYGDKSATTIQSYSIKITNALLERGCKVILIACNSASAAAYELVKEYVGSRAKVYNVIDPVIDLLAQRFVDKKVGLIGTKQTVNSQVFDQKIKQRQIEVSLVSLATPLLVPMIEEGFINNSISHEIIAQYLGDERFEGIEALILGCTHYPIIKDALKDFYKNEVELIDSANIVAQNLKQQLITQDLTREKNKGNDQFLVSDITPAFEKAASLFFNQDIHLEKYPLWE